The following are encoded together in the Phragmites australis chromosome 19, lpPhrAust1.1, whole genome shotgun sequence genome:
- the LOC133900499 gene encoding two pore potassium channel b-like has protein sequence MVENGVKQPLLHDQGHQKKPPPGGARRFRRCRTAPLSDAVQESPPHSQNIRHQGASAASPFVPPKELLTCARPSFQLVGILMLAYLLAGTTAFYLAMDNISGDHTTSRALDALYFCVVTMTTVGYGDLVPDSDAAKLLACAFAFAGVALVGAFLSKAADYIVEKQEALLYRAIHLHHADDREARRDMEANKVRYKLYTSAALVAALLASGTAFLVMAEGMRPVDAFYCVCATVTTLGYGDRSFSSSGGRAFAAVWITVSTVVVALFFLYAAELGAERRQRALARWVLTRPTTSMDLEAADLDGDHRVIATEFVLYKLKELGKINQEDIAEFLDQFDKLDPNHTGSLSAHDLAVAQPG, from the coding sequence ATGGTGGAGAATGGCGTCAAGCAACCCCTATTACACGACCAGGGTCATCAAAAGAAGCCTCCGCCGGGAGGGGCGAGGAGGTTCCGGCGCTGCAGGACGGCGCCTTTGTCCGACGCCGTGCAAGAATCCCCTCCCCACAGCCAGAATATAAGGCATCAAGGCGCGAGCGCCGCCTCTCCATTCGTGCCGCCGAAAGAGCTGCTGACCTGCGCGCGACCCAGCTTCCAGCTCGTCGGCATCCTCATGCTCGCCTACCTGCTCGCCGGGACCACCGCTTTCTACCTCGCTATGGACAACATTTCAGGTGACCACACAACGAGCCGCGCGCTGGACGCGCTCTACTTCTGCGTGGTCACCATGACGACCGTCGGCTACGGCGACCTAGTCCCGGACAGCGACGCCGCCAAGCTCCTCGCGTGCGCTTTCGCCTTCGCCGGCGTGGCCCTCGTCGGCGCCTTCCTCAGCAAAGCTGCGGACTACATCGTCGAGAAGCAGGAAGCGCTACTCTACCGCGCGATCCACCTCCACCACGCTGACGACCGCGAGGCGCGGCGTGACATGGAGGCGAACAAGGTCCGGTACAAGCTCTACACCTCCGCCGCGCTCGTGGCCGCACTCCTTGCGTCTGGGACGGCGTTCCTGGTAATGGCAGAAGGGATGCGCCCCGTGGACGCCTTCTACTGCGTGTGCGCCACGGTGACGACGCTTGGGTACGGCGATCGTAGCTTCTCGTCGTCGGGCGGGCGTGCGTTCGCGGCGGTGTGGATCACGGTGAGCACGGTGGTGGTGGCGCTCTTCTTCCTGTACGCGGCGGAACTGGGCGCGGAGAGGCGGCAGAGAGCACTGGCACGGTGGGTGCTCACCCGGCCGACTACCAGCATGGACCTCGAGGCGGCGGACCTCGACGGCGACCATAGGGTCATCGCTACAGAATTCGTACTGTACAAACTCAAGGAGCTGGGGAAGATCAACCAAGAGGACATTGCCGAGTTCCTGGATCAGTTTGACAAACTCGACCCCAACCACACTGGCTCCCTTTCGGCGCACGACCTGGCCGTCGCGCAACCCGGTTAG